A window of Phocoena phocoena chromosome 6, mPhoPho1.1, whole genome shotgun sequence contains these coding sequences:
- the KCNT1 gene encoding potassium channel subfamily T member 1 has product MPLPDGAHSPGGVYRGARGGGHTNRTFVFDDGRCAARQPGAGDGGRGDGALLDTVSLKMSDLDSELVPLPPRYRFRDLLLGDQSFQNDDRVQVEFYVNENTFKERLKLFFIKNQRSSLRIRLFSFSLKLLACLLYVVRVLLDDPALGIGCWGCPKQNYTFNESSSEINWAPILWVERKTALWATQVTVAAVSFLETTLLTYLSYKGNIWEQIFRVAFILEMINTLPFIITIFWPPLRNLFIPVFLNCWLAKHALENMINDFHRAILRTQSAMFNQVLILFCTLMCLVFTGTCGIQHLERAGGNLSLLTSFYFCIVTFSTVGYGDVTPKIWPSQLLVAIMICVALVVLPLQFEELVYLWMERQKSGGNYSRHRAQTEKHVILCVSSLKIDLLMDFLNEFYAHPRLQDHYVVILCPTEMDIQVRRVLQIPLWSQRVIYLQGSALKDQDLMRAKMDNGEACFILSSRNEVDRTAADHQTILRAWAVKDFAPNCPLYVQILKPENKFHVKFAEHVVCEEECKYAMLALSCICPATPTLITLLVHTSRGQEGQDSPEQWQRMYGRCSGNEVYHIRMGDSKFFREYEGKSFTYAAFHAHKKYGVCLIGLKREESKSILLNPGPRHILAASDTCFYINITKEENSAFIFKQEEKQKKKGFAGQGLYEGSSRLPVHSIIASMGTVAMDLQNTECQPAQSGGGSGGSKLALPTENGSGSRRPSIAPVLEVADSSTLLPCDLLSDQSEDEEELSVGEYVKGYPPNSPYIGSSPTLCHLLPVKAPFCCLRLDKGCKHNSYEDAKAYGFKNRLIIVSAETAGNGLYNFIVPLRAYYRPRRELNPIVLLLDNRPDHHFLEAICCFPMVYYMEGSVDNLDSLLQCGIIYADNLVVVDKESTMSAKEDYMADAKTIVNVQTMFRLFPSLSITTELTHPSNMRFMQFRAKDSYSLALSRLEKRERENGSNLAFMFRLPFAAGRVFSISMLDTLLYQSFVKDYMIPITRLLLGLDTTPGSGYLCAMKVTEDDLWIRTYGRLFQKLCSSSAEIPIGIYRTECHVFSSSEPHNLRAQSQVSVSVEHHEETREAQGPWGSRAGTGGGGHTVGGGSAERPLLRHKSLPWARRLSRKGARHTGKAAEEISQQRLRLHQRSERQELSELVKNRMKHLGLPTTGYDEINDQQNTLSYVLINPPPDTRLEPNDIVYLIRSDPLAHVASSSRSRKSSCSNRLASCNPETRDETQF; this is encoded by the exons GGTCCAGGTGGAGTTCTACGTCAACGAGAACACCTTCAAAGAGAGGCTTAAGCTGTTCTTCATCAAAAACCAAAGATCCA GCCTGAGGATCCGGCTGTTCAGCTTCTCCCTGAAGCTGCTGGCCTGCCTGCTCTACGTTGTCCGTGTCCTGCTGGACGACCCGGCCCTGGGGATCGGATG CTGGGGCTGCCCGAAGCAGAATTACACCTTCAATGAGTCGTCCTCCGAGATCAATTG ggcCCCCATCCTGTGGGTGGAGAGGAAGACGGCTCTGTGGGCCACTCAG gtCACCGTGGCCGCCGTCAGCTTCCTGGAGACCACGCTCCTCACTTACCTCAGCTACAAA GGCAACATCTGGGAGCAGATCTTCCGCGTGGCCTTCATCCTGGAGATGATCAACACGCTGCCCTTCATCATCACG ATATTCTGGCCGCCGCTGCGGAACCTGTTCATCCCGGTGTTTCTGAACTGCTGGCTGGCCAAGCACGCCCTGGAGAACATGATT AACGACTTCCACCGAGCCATCCTGCGCACCCAGTCGGCCATGTTCAACCAGGTCCTCATCCTCTTCTGTACCCTGATGTGCTTGGTCTTCACGGG GACCTGCGGCATCCAGCACCTGGAGCGCGCGGGCGGCAACCTGTCCCTGCTGACGTCTTTCTACTTCTGCATCGTCACCTTCTCCACCGTGGGCTACGGAGACGTGACGCCCAAGATCTGGCCGTCCCAGCTGCTGGTGGCCATCATGATCTGCGTGGCCCTCGTGGTGCTCCCGCTGCAG TTTGAGGAGCTCGTCTACCTGTGGATGGAGCGGCAGAAGTCGGGGGGCAACTACAGCCGCCACCGGGCCCAGACGGAGAAGCACGTGATCCTCTGTGTCAGTTCCCTCAAGATCGACCTGCTCATGGACTTTCTGAATGAGTTCTACGCCCACCCCCGGCTGCAG GACCACTACGTCGTCATCCTGTGCCCCACCGAGATGGACATCCAGGTTCGCAGGGTCCTGCAGATCCCCCTGTGGTCCCAGCGAGTCATCTACCTGCAGGGCTCCGCGCTCAAGGACCAGGACCTCATGCGGGCCAA GATGGACAACGGGGAGGCCTGCTTTATCCTCAGCAGCCGGAACGAGGTGGACCGCACCGCAGCG GACCACCAGACCATTCTGCGCGCCTGGGCTGTGAAGGACTTTGCTCCCAACTGCCCTCTCTACGTCCAGATCCTCAAGCCTGAGAACAAGTTTCACGTCAAGTTTGCAG AGCACGTGGTGTGTGAGGAGGAATGCAAGTACGCCATGCTGGCCCTGAGCTGCATCTGCCCGGCCACGCCCACCCTCATCACGCTGCTGGTGCACACGTCCCGCGGCCA GGAAGGCCAGGACTCACCAGAGCAGTGGCAGCGCATGTACGGACGCTGCTCGGGCAACGAGGTCTACCACATCCGCATGGGGGACAGCAAGTTCTTCCGCGAGTACGAGGGCAAGAGCTTCACCTACGCTGCCTTCCACGCGCACAAGAA GTACGGCGTGTGTCTCATCGGCCTGAAGCGGGAGGAGAGTAAGAGTATCCTGCTGAACCCGGGGCCCCGGCACATCCTGGCCGCCTCCGACACCTGCTTCTACATCAACATCACCAAGGAGGAGAACTCGGCCTTCATCTTCAAGCAGGAGGAAAAGCAGAAGAAGAAGGGCTTCGCGGGGCAGGGGCTGTACGAGGGGTCGTCCCGCCTGCCCGTGCACAGCATCATCGCCTCCATGG GGACAGTGGCCATGGACCTCCAGAACACGGAGTGCCAGCCAGCACAGAGCGGCGGAGGCAGTGGGGGCAGCAAGCTGGCACTCCCCACGGAGAACGGCTCGGGCAGCCGGCGGCCCAGCATCGCGCCCGTGCTGGAGGTGGCCGACAGCTCGACCCTGCTGCCCTGCGACCTGCTCAGTGACCAGTCGGAGGACGAGGAGGAGCTGTCTGTGGGGGA GTACGTGAAGGGCTACCCCCCCAACTCGCCCTACATTGGCAGCTCCCCTACCCTGTGCCACCTCCTGCCCGTGAAAGCCCCCTTCTGCTGCCTGCGGCTGGACAAG GGCTGCAAGCACAACAGCTACGAGGACGCCAAGGCCTATGGCTTCAAGAACAGGCTGATCATCGTGTCGGCGGAGACGGCGGGCAACGGGCTGTACAACTTCATCGTGCCGCTCCGCGCCTACTACCGGCCCCGCAGAGAGCTCAATCCCATCGTGCTGCTGCTGGACAACAG GCCTGACCACCACTTCCTGGAGGCCATCTGCTGCTTCCCCATGGTCTACTACATGGAGGGCTCCGTGGACAA CCTGGACAGCCTGCTGCAGTGCGGCATCATCTACGCCGACAACCTGGTGGTGGTGGACAAGGAGAGCACCATGAGTGCCAAGGAGGACTACATGGCCGACGCAAAGACCATTGTCAACGTGCAGACCATGTTCCG GCTCTTTCCCAGCCTCAGCATCACCACGGAGCTCACCCACCCGTCCAACATGAGGTTCATGCAGTTCCGCGCCAAGGACAGCTACTCTCTGGCTCTTTCCAGGCTGGAGAAG AGGGAGCGGGAGAACGGCTCCAACCTGGCCTTCATGTTCCGCCTGCCCTTCGCCGCCGGCCGCGTCTTCAGCATCAGCATGTTGGACACGCTGCTGTATCAG TCCTTCGTGAAGGACTACATGATCCCCATCACCAGGCTGCTCCTGGGGTTGGACACCACGCCGGGCTCGGGCTACCTCTGTGCC ATGAAGGTCACAGAGGACGACCTGTGGATCCGCACCTATGGCCGCCTCTTCCAGAAGCTGTGCTCATCCAGCGCCGAGATCCCCATCGGCATCTACAGGACCGAGTGCCACGTCTTCTCCTCCTCGGAG CCTCACAACCTCAGGGCCCAG TCCCAGGTCTCGGTGAGCGTGGAGCACCACGAGGAAACCCGGGAGGCGCAGGGGCCCTGGGGCTCACGGGCAGGCACGGGTGGCGGCGGGCACACGGTGGGCGGCGGCTCGGCGGAGCGCCCGCTCCTGCGGCACAAGAGCCTGCCGTGGGCACGGAGGCTGAGCCGCAAGGGCGCCCGGCACACGGGGAAGGCGGCCGAGGAGATCAGCCAGCAGCGGCTCCGCCTGCACCAGCGGTCCGAGCGGCAGGAGCTCTCCGAGCTGGTCAAGAACCGCATGAAGCATCTGGGGCTGCCCACCACTGGCTACG ACGAGATAAACGACCAACAGAACACCCTCTCCTATGTGCTCATCAACCCCCCGCCGGACACGCGGCTGGAGCCCAACGACATCGT GTATCTCATCCGCTCCGACCCCCTGGCCCACGTGGCCAGCAGCTCCCGGAGCCGGAAGAGCAGCTGCAGCAACAGGCTGGCTTCCTGCAACCCCGAGACGCGGGACGAGACGCAGTTCTGA